Proteins from a single region of Rhinolophus sinicus isolate RSC01 linkage group LG13, ASM3656204v1, whole genome shotgun sequence:
- the RCCD1 gene encoding RCC1 domain-containing protein 1, with amino-acid sequence MSEARPGAWFGFGFCGFGQALGSGCARQVHSPEPVRAPQVDADIWRVSASWSYTAFLSRAGQVQLSGSTSGAADGCRDAWASEALLVLLRDGRGPGPGAELQAWAPSSALRGEPLWAQTVVLEAEREDGPGGETHNQTLPLLPCARAYVSPRPPLYRPLALELRARRLELGAEHSLLLDDVGRVYSWGGGRHGQLGHGTLEAELEPRLLEALQGLPMAEVAAGGWHSVCVSETGDIYIWGWNESGQLALPTRSLAEDGKTVAGEATGLNEDGSEVKGTAAAETGAPAAFIAVQPFPALLDLPLGSDAIKASCGSRHTAVVTRTGELYTWGWGKYGQLGHKDVSSWDRPCRVEYFVDKQLQVTAVSCGPWNTYVYAVEKEKS; translated from the exons ATGTCGGAGGCGCGCCCAGGGGCCTGGTTCGGCTTCGGCTTCTGCGGCTTCGGCCAGGCGCTGGGTTCGGGCTGCGCGCGCCAGGTCCACAGCCCCGAGCCGGTGCGCGCGCCGCAAGTGGACGCCGACATCTGGCGCGTGAGCGCGAGCTGGAGCTACACCGCCTTCCTGAGCC GTGCGGGCCAGGTGCAGCTGTCGGGCTCCACGAGCGGCGCCGCGGACGGCTGCCGGGACGCGTGGGCCTCGGAGGCCCTCCTCGTACTGCTGCGGGACGGTCGGGGGCCTGGGCCCGGGGCTGAGCTGCAGGCCTGGGCGCCCAGCTCGGCGCTACGCGGGGAGCCCCTCTGGGCCCAGACCGTGGTGCTGGAGGCCGAGCGGGAAGACGGACCGGGCGGTGAGACCCATAACCAGACGCTGCCCCTGCTGCCCTGCGCCCGCGCCTACGTGAGCCCGCGGCCGCCCCTCTACCGGCCTCTGGCCCTGGAGCTGCGGGCGCGCCGGCTGGAGCTGGGTGCCGAGCACTCGTTGCTGCTGGACGACGTGGGCCGTGTGTACTCCTGGGGCGGAGGCAG GCATGGACAGCTGGGCCACGGGACtctggaggcagagctggagccCAGGCTGTTGGAGGCGCTGCAGGGCCTGCCCATGGCTGAGGTGGCCGCCGGTGGctggcactctgtgtgtgtgagcG AGACTGGGGACATTTATATCTGGGGCTGGAATGAATCTGGGCAGCTGGCCCTGCCCACCAGGAGCCTGGCGGAGGACGGGAAGACAGTCGCGGGGGAAG CCACTGGACTGAATGAAGATGGTTCTGAAGTGAAGGGAACCGCTGCGGCTGAGACTGGAGCCCCTGCCGCCTTTATAGCCGTCCAGCCCTTCCCAGCTTTACTGGATCTGCCCCTGGGCTCAGATGCAATCAAGGCCAGCTGTGGATCCCGGCACACAGCAGTGGTGACAA GAACGGGAGAGCTGTACACGTGGGGCTGGG GTAAATACGGACAGCTCGGCCACAAGGACGTGAGCAGCTGGGATCGACCCTGCCGTGTGGAATACTTTGTAGATAAGCAACTCCAAGTAACGGCTGTGAGCTGTGGGCCCTGGAACACCTACGTGTATGCcgtggagaaagagaagagctga
- the UNC45A gene encoding protein unc-45 homolog A isoform X2: MSSTDAKVEQMFQILLDPQEKGTEKKQKASQNLVVLAREGAGAEKIFRSNGVQLLQRLLDTGETDLMLAALRTLVGICSEHQSRTVATLSVLGTRRVVSILGVENQAVSLAACHLLQVMFEALKEGVKKGFRGKEGAIIVDPTRELKVLISNLLELLTEVGVSGQGRDNALTLLIKMVPRKSLKDPNNSLTLWVIDQGLKRILEVGGSVLEPPGELTVTANSRMSASILLSKLFDDLKCDAERENFHRLCENYIKSWFEDQGMAGKLRAIQTVSCLLQGPCDAGNRALELSGVMESVIALCASEREEEQLVAVEALIHAAGKAKRASFITANGVSLLKDLYKRSEKDSIRIRALVGLCKLGSAGGTDFSMKQFAEGSTLKLAKQCRKWLCNEHIDASTRRWAVEGLAYLTFDADVKEEFVEDEAALNALFQLSRSEERAVLFAVASALVNCTNSYDCEEPDPKMVELAKYAKQHVPEQHPKDKPSFVRARVKKLLAAGVVSAMTCMVKTDSPMLTNSCRELLSRVFLALVEEAEDRGTVVAQGGGKALLPLALEGTDVGQTKAAQALAKLTITSNPEMTFPGERIYEVVRPLVSLLHLNCSGLQNFEALMALTNLAGINERLRQKILKEKAVPMVEGYMFEEHEMIRRAATECMCNLAMSKEVQDLFEAEGNDRLKLLVLYSGEDDELLRRAAAGGLAMLTSMRPSLCSRIPQVTTHWLEILQALLLSPNQELQHRGAVVVLNMVEASREIASTLMESEMLEILSVLAKGKEDPVTRVAAACLGKAVEYGLIKPNQDGE, from the exons ATGTCCTCGACGGATGCCAAAGTGGAACAGATGTTTCAGATCCTGTTGGACCCACAAGAGAAAGGCACTGAGAAAAAGCAGAAG GCTTCTCAGAACCTGGTGGTGCTGGCCCGGgagggagctggagctgagaagATCTTCCGGAGCAATGGGGTGCAGCTCTTGCAACGCCTGCTGGACACGGGAGAGACGGACCTGATGCTGGCGGCTCTGCGCACGCTGGTCGGCATTTGCTCTGAGCACCAATCACGG ACAGTGGCGACCCTGAGTGTGCTGGGAACTCGGCGGGTCGTCTCCATCCTGGGCGTGGAAAACCAGGCTGTGTCCCTGGCTGCCTGCCACCTGCTGCAGGTGATGTTTGAGGCCCTCAAGGAAGGCGTCAAGAAAGGCTTCCGAGGCAAAGAAGGCGCCATCATCGTGG ATCCCACCCGGGAGCTGAAGGTCCTCATCAGTAACCTCTTGGAGCTACTGACTGAGGTGGGGGTCTCGGGCCAAGGCCGAGACAACGCCTTGACCCTCCTGATTAAAATGGTGCCCCGGAAGTCTCTTAAGGACCCCAACAACAGCCTCACTCTCTGGGTCATTGACCAAG GTTTGAAAAGGATTCTGGAGGTGGGGGGCTCGGTGCTGGAGCCTCCTGGGGAGCTCACGGTGACGGCAAACAGCCGCATGAGCGCCTCCATTCTCCTCAGCAAGCTCTTCGATGACCTGAAGTGTGATGCCGAGAGGGAGAATTTCCACCGACTGTGCGAAAACTACATCAA GAGCTGGTTTGAGGACCAAGGGATGGCCGGGAAGCTGCGGGCCATCCAGACGGTGTCCTGCCTCCTGCAGGGCCCATGTGACGCCGGCAACCGGGCCCTGGAGCTGAGTGGCGTCATGGAGAGCGTGATCGCTCTGTGCGCGTCTGAGCGGGAGGAAGAGCAGCTGGTGGCAGTGGAGGCCCTGATCCACGCGGCCGGCAAGGCCAAGCGGGCCTCGTTCATCACTGCCAACGGCGTCTCGCTGCTCAAGGACCTGTACAAGCGCAGCGAGAAGGACAGCATCCGCATCCGGGCGCTGGTG GGACTCTGTAAGCTCGGCTCGGCCGGAGGGACTGACTTTAGCATGAAGCAGTTTGCCGAAGGCTCCACTCTCAAACTGGCCAAGCAGTGTCGCAA GTGGCTGTGCAATGAGCACATTGACGCCAGCACCCGGCGCTGGGCGGTGGAGGGCCTGGCCTACCTCACCTTTGACGCAGACGTGAAGGAGGAGTTTGTGGAGGACGAGGCCGCCCTGAACGCTCTGTTCCAGCTCAGCCGG TCCGAGGAGAGGGCAGTGCTCTTTGCGGTGGCCTCGGCACTGGTGAACTGCACGAACAGCTACGACTGTGAGGAGCCCGACCCCAAGATGGTGGAGCTGGCTAAGTATGCCAAGCAGCACGTGCCTGAGCAGCACCCCAAG GACAAACCGAGTTTCGTGCGGGCTCGGGTGAAGAAGCTTCTGGCGGCGGGCGTGGTGTCGGCCATGACGTGCATGGTGAAGACCGACAGTCCCATGCTGACAAATTCCTGCAGAGAGTTGCTGTCCAG GGTTTTCCTGGCTTtggtggaggaggcagaggaccGCGGCACAGTGGTTGCTCAGGGAGGGGGCAAG GCTCTGCTCCCGCTGGCCCTGGAAGGCACTGACGTGGGGCAGACAAAGGCAGCCCAGGCTCTCGCCAAGCTCACCATCACCTCCAACCCAGAGATGACCTTCCCTGGAGAGCGG ATCTATGAGGTGGTCCGGCCCCTTGTCTCCCTGTTGCACCTCAACTGCTCAGGCCTGCAGAACTTCGAGGCGCTCATGGCTTTAACGAACCTGGCGGGGATCAATGAGAGGCTCCG GCAGAAGATCCTGAAGGAGAAGGCTGTGCCCATGGTTGAGGGCTACATGTTCGAGGAGCATGAGATGATCCGCCGGGCAGCCACGGAGTGCATGTGCAACTTGGCCATGAGCAAGGAG GTACAGGACCTCTTTGAAGCTGAGGGCAACGACCGGCTGAAGCTGCTGGTGCTGTACAGTGGGGAGGACGACGAGCTGCTGCGGCGGGCGGCCGCCGGGGGCCTGGCCATGCTCACCTCCATGCGGCCCTCGCTGTGTAGCCGCATCCCCCAAGTG ACCACACACTGGCTGGAGATCCTGCAGGCTCTGCTTCTGAGCCCCAACCAGGAGCTGCAGCACCGGGGTGCTGTGGTGGTGTTGAACATGGTGGAGGCCTCACGAGAGATCGCCAGCACCCTGATGGAGAGCGAGATGCTGGAGATCCTGTCAGTGCTGGCGAAGGGCAAGGAGGACCCTGTCACAAGGGTGGCCGCGGCTTGCCTGGGGAAAGCAGTGGAATATGGGCTCATCAAACCCAACCAGGATGGAGAGTGA
- the UNC45A gene encoding protein unc-45 homolog A isoform X1 — MTASSVEQLRKDGNELFKCGDYEGALTAYTQALGLGATPQDQAILHRNRAACHLKLEDYDKAETEASKAIEKDGGDVKALYRRSQALEKLGRLDQAVLDLQRCVSLEPKNKVFQEALRNIGGQIQEKVRYMSSTDAKVEQMFQILLDPQEKGTEKKQKASQNLVVLAREGAGAEKIFRSNGVQLLQRLLDTGETDLMLAALRTLVGICSEHQSRTVATLSVLGTRRVVSILGVENQAVSLAACHLLQVMFEALKEGVKKGFRGKEGAIIVDPTRELKVLISNLLELLTEVGVSGQGRDNALTLLIKMVPRKSLKDPNNSLTLWVIDQGLKRILEVGGSVLEPPGELTVTANSRMSASILLSKLFDDLKCDAERENFHRLCENYIKSWFEDQGMAGKLRAIQTVSCLLQGPCDAGNRALELSGVMESVIALCASEREEEQLVAVEALIHAAGKAKRASFITANGVSLLKDLYKRSEKDSIRIRALVGLCKLGSAGGTDFSMKQFAEGSTLKLAKQCRKWLCNEHIDASTRRWAVEGLAYLTFDADVKEEFVEDEAALNALFQLSRSEERAVLFAVASALVNCTNSYDCEEPDPKMVELAKYAKQHVPEQHPKDKPSFVRARVKKLLAAGVVSAMTCMVKTDSPMLTNSCRELLSRVFLALVEEAEDRGTVVAQGGGKALLPLALEGTDVGQTKAAQALAKLTITSNPEMTFPGERIYEVVRPLVSLLHLNCSGLQNFEALMALTNLAGINERLRQKILKEKAVPMVEGYMFEEHEMIRRAATECMCNLAMSKEVQDLFEAEGNDRLKLLVLYSGEDDELLRRAAAGGLAMLTSMRPSLCSRIPQVTTHWLEILQALLLSPNQELQHRGAVVVLNMVEASREIASTLMESEMLEILSVLAKGKEDPVTRVAAACLGKAVEYGLIKPNQDGE; from the exons CCATTGAAAAGGACGGTGGGGATGTCAAAGCACTTTACCGGCGGAGCCAGGCCCTAGAGAAGCTGGGCCGCCTCGACCAGGCTGTCCTTGACCTGCAGAGATGTGTGAGCCTGGAGCCCAAGAACAAAGTTTTCCAGGAGGCGCTGCGCAACATCGGGGGCCAAATTCAGGAGAAG GTGCGCTACATGTCCTCGACGGATGCCAAAGTGGAACAGATGTTTCAGATCCTGTTGGACCCACAAGAGAAAGGCACTGAGAAAAAGCAGAAG GCTTCTCAGAACCTGGTGGTGCTGGCCCGGgagggagctggagctgagaagATCTTCCGGAGCAATGGGGTGCAGCTCTTGCAACGCCTGCTGGACACGGGAGAGACGGACCTGATGCTGGCGGCTCTGCGCACGCTGGTCGGCATTTGCTCTGAGCACCAATCACGG ACAGTGGCGACCCTGAGTGTGCTGGGAACTCGGCGGGTCGTCTCCATCCTGGGCGTGGAAAACCAGGCTGTGTCCCTGGCTGCCTGCCACCTGCTGCAGGTGATGTTTGAGGCCCTCAAGGAAGGCGTCAAGAAAGGCTTCCGAGGCAAAGAAGGCGCCATCATCGTGG ATCCCACCCGGGAGCTGAAGGTCCTCATCAGTAACCTCTTGGAGCTACTGACTGAGGTGGGGGTCTCGGGCCAAGGCCGAGACAACGCCTTGACCCTCCTGATTAAAATGGTGCCCCGGAAGTCTCTTAAGGACCCCAACAACAGCCTCACTCTCTGGGTCATTGACCAAG GTTTGAAAAGGATTCTGGAGGTGGGGGGCTCGGTGCTGGAGCCTCCTGGGGAGCTCACGGTGACGGCAAACAGCCGCATGAGCGCCTCCATTCTCCTCAGCAAGCTCTTCGATGACCTGAAGTGTGATGCCGAGAGGGAGAATTTCCACCGACTGTGCGAAAACTACATCAA GAGCTGGTTTGAGGACCAAGGGATGGCCGGGAAGCTGCGGGCCATCCAGACGGTGTCCTGCCTCCTGCAGGGCCCATGTGACGCCGGCAACCGGGCCCTGGAGCTGAGTGGCGTCATGGAGAGCGTGATCGCTCTGTGCGCGTCTGAGCGGGAGGAAGAGCAGCTGGTGGCAGTGGAGGCCCTGATCCACGCGGCCGGCAAGGCCAAGCGGGCCTCGTTCATCACTGCCAACGGCGTCTCGCTGCTCAAGGACCTGTACAAGCGCAGCGAGAAGGACAGCATCCGCATCCGGGCGCTGGTG GGACTCTGTAAGCTCGGCTCGGCCGGAGGGACTGACTTTAGCATGAAGCAGTTTGCCGAAGGCTCCACTCTCAAACTGGCCAAGCAGTGTCGCAA GTGGCTGTGCAATGAGCACATTGACGCCAGCACCCGGCGCTGGGCGGTGGAGGGCCTGGCCTACCTCACCTTTGACGCAGACGTGAAGGAGGAGTTTGTGGAGGACGAGGCCGCCCTGAACGCTCTGTTCCAGCTCAGCCGG TCCGAGGAGAGGGCAGTGCTCTTTGCGGTGGCCTCGGCACTGGTGAACTGCACGAACAGCTACGACTGTGAGGAGCCCGACCCCAAGATGGTGGAGCTGGCTAAGTATGCCAAGCAGCACGTGCCTGAGCAGCACCCCAAG GACAAACCGAGTTTCGTGCGGGCTCGGGTGAAGAAGCTTCTGGCGGCGGGCGTGGTGTCGGCCATGACGTGCATGGTGAAGACCGACAGTCCCATGCTGACAAATTCCTGCAGAGAGTTGCTGTCCAG GGTTTTCCTGGCTTtggtggaggaggcagaggaccGCGGCACAGTGGTTGCTCAGGGAGGGGGCAAG GCTCTGCTCCCGCTGGCCCTGGAAGGCACTGACGTGGGGCAGACAAAGGCAGCCCAGGCTCTCGCCAAGCTCACCATCACCTCCAACCCAGAGATGACCTTCCCTGGAGAGCGG ATCTATGAGGTGGTCCGGCCCCTTGTCTCCCTGTTGCACCTCAACTGCTCAGGCCTGCAGAACTTCGAGGCGCTCATGGCTTTAACGAACCTGGCGGGGATCAATGAGAGGCTCCG GCAGAAGATCCTGAAGGAGAAGGCTGTGCCCATGGTTGAGGGCTACATGTTCGAGGAGCATGAGATGATCCGCCGGGCAGCCACGGAGTGCATGTGCAACTTGGCCATGAGCAAGGAG GTACAGGACCTCTTTGAAGCTGAGGGCAACGACCGGCTGAAGCTGCTGGTGCTGTACAGTGGGGAGGACGACGAGCTGCTGCGGCGGGCGGCCGCCGGGGGCCTGGCCATGCTCACCTCCATGCGGCCCTCGCTGTGTAGCCGCATCCCCCAAGTG ACCACACACTGGCTGGAGATCCTGCAGGCTCTGCTTCTGAGCCCCAACCAGGAGCTGCAGCACCGGGGTGCTGTGGTGGTGTTGAACATGGTGGAGGCCTCACGAGAGATCGCCAGCACCCTGATGGAGAGCGAGATGCTGGAGATCCTGTCAGTGCTGGCGAAGGGCAAGGAGGACCCTGTCACAAGGGTGGCCGCGGCTTGCCTGGGGAAAGCAGTGGAATATGGGCTCATCAAACCCAACCAGGATGGAGAGTGA